The proteins below come from a single Oribacterium sp. oral taxon 102 genomic window:
- a CDS encoding DUF7698 family protein, whose protein sequence is MMNIFEEAYRGIQEAKKAYATATNTAEQDAARAIYKQATAKLDGLSNTEQRIWSAYETAKDCGNEYIDLNDTIRDDEVEGLVACMKKYGIEAFTFSSTWSGASI, encoded by the coding sequence ATGATGAACATTTTTGAAGAAGCTTACAGAGGAATCCAGGAAGCAAAAAAGGCTTACGCCACAGCAACTAACACGGCTGAGCAGGATGCAGCAAGAGCCATTTACAAGCAGGCAACCGCAAAGCTTGATGGCTTAAGCAACACAGAGCAGCGCATCTGGAGCGCTTATGAAACCGCCAAGGACTGCGGCAACGAGTACATCGACCTGAACGACACCATCCGCGATGACGAAGTCGAAGGCCTGGTGGCCTGCATGAAGAAATACGGCATTGAAGCCTTCACCTTCTCTTCCACCTGGAGTGGAGCTAGCATATAA
- a CDS encoding DUF4314 domain-containing protein, producing the protein MLFANRAQVERLRLRYPIGTRVELVEMDDAQAPPIGTQGTVTGVDDTGSLLVD; encoded by the coding sequence TTGTTATTCGCTAACAGAGCGCAGGTTGAACGCCTGCGCCTCCGCTATCCCATCGGTACCAGAGTGGAGCTTGTAGAGATGGACGATGCTCAGGCACCGCCCATCGGCACCCAGGGAACGGTAACCGGTGTGGATGATACCGGCAGCCTCCTGGTGGACTGA
- a CDS encoding virulence protein codes for MEIRFNVTRSARKELVGIISQVTGCKQVYKGMPSAAYKVADITISKDGTVSYDERTEESTIKAILEQTATAGFTAELDEAPATETPEAPVSAEADISAAAKDTGLVISFPADTVNLENLRKLLESKSDLIKKALEVEAFPIEEHDDQVSFPWWPSMPDFDAITAYTAFLSALCKMSKEQKRITAKAKPIDNEKYAFRCFLLRLGFIGDEYKQSRRILCRYLCGNSSYAGGEGLVIR; via the coding sequence ATGGAGATCAGATTTAACGTAACAAGAAGCGCCAGAAAAGAGCTGGTAGGAATTATTTCACAGGTAACCGGATGCAAGCAAGTTTATAAGGGAATGCCAAGCGCCGCCTACAAGGTTGCAGACATTACCATCAGCAAGGATGGCACCGTAAGCTACGACGAGCGAACAGAGGAAAGCACCATCAAGGCAATCCTTGAACAGACTGCTACTGCAGGTTTTACCGCAGAGTTAGATGAGGCACCGGCCACTGAAACACCAGAAGCACCCGTCTCTGCAGAAGCAGACATTTCAGCGGCTGCAAAGGACACTGGCCTGGTGATTTCCTTCCCGGCTGACACGGTTAACCTGGAAAACCTGCGAAAGCTTCTGGAGAGCAAGTCAGACCTCATCAAGAAGGCCCTGGAGGTTGAAGCCTTCCCGATTGAGGAACACGACGATCAGGTCAGCTTTCCTTGGTGGCCTAGTATGCCGGACTTCGATGCCATCACCGCCTACACTGCTTTCCTTTCTGCCCTTTGCAAGATGAGTAAGGAACAGAAGCGTATCACAGCAAAGGCAAAGCCGATAGATAACGAAAAATACGCCTTCCGCTGCTTTCTTCTCCGCCTCGGCTTCATCGGAGACGAATACAAGCAAAGCCGCAGGATCCTCTGCCGATACCTTTGCGGCAACAGCTCCTACGCAGGAGGTGAAGGCCTTGTTATTCGCTAA
- a CDS encoding site-specific DNA-methyltransferase, with protein sequence MLIEKKNVAELLPADYNLRKDLRPGDPEYEKLKRSIEQFGYVEPVIWNATTGRVVGGHQRLKVLQDMGMTEVDCVVVELDEEHEKALNVALNKISGEWDNDKLALLIADLQGADFDVSLTGFEPAELDDLFKEDVKDGIKEDDFDVDAELAKPTITKSGDLWCLGPHRLLCGDSTKPESYELLMAGKKANLVVTDPPYNVNYEGSAGKIQNDNMDNDSFYQFLLDAFTNMEAVMADDASIYVFHADTEGLNFRKAFSDAGFYLSGCCIWKKPSLVLGRSPYQWQHEPCLFGWKKNGKHQWYSGRRETTIWEFEKPKKNADHPTMKPVALIAYPIMNSSLTNCIVLDPFGGSGSTLIACEQTGRICHTIELDEKYADVIVKRYIEQVGTSDGVSVIRDGLTYQYDEVAISEESMQA encoded by the coding sequence ATGCTAATTGAAAAGAAAAATGTCGCTGAGCTACTTCCTGCAGATTACAATCTCCGTAAGGATTTAAGGCCCGGCGATCCGGAATATGAAAAGCTGAAACGCTCGATCGAGCAGTTCGGATATGTGGAACCCGTCATCTGGAATGCCACTACTGGTCGCGTGGTTGGCGGGCATCAGCGCTTAAAGGTTCTCCAGGACATGGGCATGACGGAAGTTGACTGCGTCGTTGTAGAGCTTGATGAGGAACACGAAAAGGCACTGAATGTTGCGCTCAATAAAATCAGCGGCGAATGGGACAACGACAAATTGGCACTGTTAATCGCAGACCTGCAAGGTGCTGACTTCGACGTCTCTCTCACTGGTTTTGAGCCCGCCGAGCTGGACGACCTTTTTAAAGAGGATGTGAAGGATGGCATCAAGGAAGATGATTTTGATGTCGATGCCGAGCTTGCAAAACCTACCATAACTAAGTCCGGTGACCTCTGGTGCCTTGGTCCGCACAGACTTCTCTGTGGCGACAGCACAAAGCCTGAAAGCTATGAGCTCTTGATGGCTGGCAAGAAAGCAAACCTGGTGGTCACGGATCCTCCTTACAATGTGAACTATGAAGGCTCCGCTGGTAAGATCCAGAATGACAACATGGATAATGACTCCTTCTATCAGTTCTTGCTGGACGCCTTCACTAATATGGAAGCAGTCATGGCCGATGACGCATCCATCTATGTGTTCCATGCAGATACAGAAGGCCTGAATTTTAGAAAAGCGTTCTCTGATGCAGGCTTCTATCTTTCCGGCTGTTGCATCTGGAAAAAGCCCTCCCTGGTGCTGGGCCGTTCACCATATCAATGGCAGCATGAGCCTTGCCTCTTTGGCTGGAAGAAAAATGGCAAGCATCAATGGTACTCCGGTCGCAGGGAAACCACGATCTGGGAATTTGAAAAGCCTAAGAAAAATGCTGATCACCCAACCATGAAGCCGGTAGCATTGATTGCCTACCCGATCATGAATTCAAGTCTTACAAACTGCATCGTGCTTGATCCCTTCGGAGGCTCCGGCAGCACGCTGATCGCCTGCGAACAGACCGGCCGCATCTGCCACACAATTGAATTAGATGAGAAATATGCAGACGTCATCGTGAAGCGCTACATCGAGCAGGTAGGTACTTCCGATGGCGTTTCTGTTATCCGTGATGGTCTGACTTACCAATACGATGAAGTCGCTATCTCCGAAGAATCCATGCAGGCATAA
- a CDS encoding P27 family phage terminase small subunit: MAKDGTNRGGARIGAGAKKKPLADKITEGNPGKRKLTVIEFEDQAADLEGQQMPKPSKLLSATQKDGKPLVAEEVYKATWEWLAERRCASLVSPQLLERYSMSVARWIQCEEAITDYGFLAKHPTTGNAMQSPYVAMSQNFMSQTNRLWMEIYQIVKENCATEYKGETPMDDAMERLLRARKGN; this comes from the coding sequence TTGGCTAAGGACGGAACCAACCGTGGCGGCGCTCGTATCGGTGCCGGAGCCAAGAAAAAGCCCTTAGCTGACAAAATCACTGAGGGTAATCCGGGCAAGCGAAAGCTGACTGTCATCGAGTTTGAAGATCAAGCTGCAGATTTAGAAGGTCAGCAGATGCCCAAGCCATCCAAGCTCTTATCCGCCACACAGAAAGACGGTAAACCACTTGTGGCTGAAGAAGTATATAAGGCAACCTGGGAATGGCTGGCAGAGCGCAGGTGTGCATCGCTTGTTTCTCCCCAGCTTCTGGAACGTTATTCCATGAGTGTTGCCAGGTGGATTCAGTGTGAGGAAGCAATCACAGATTACGGGTTCCTCGCCAAGCACCCTACAACGGGAAACGCCATGCAATCTCCCTACGTAGCCATGAGCCAGAATTTTATGAGCCAGACAAATCGGCTCTGGATGGAAATCTATCAAATCGTAAAAGAAAATTGTGCGACGGAGTACAAAGGTGAAACGCCTATGGATGATGCGATGGAACGCCTGCTCCGTGCAAGGAAAGGAAACTGA